Within the Candidatus Dormiibacterota bacterium genome, the region GCCGATGGCCTGGTGGTTCGGCGTGGCGCTGCACGAAGCGTCAGGCCACGGCGGGCGCGCCCGTGAGTTCGACGCCTCCCCGGGGGTGCACCTCGGATCCCCGTGGGGCGGCCGCGACTCGTACGCCTCCTTCGACCTCGCCGGCACCAGCAGCGAGGAGCGCCTCTACATCTATATAGGGGGCGTCGAGGCCAACACCCTCACCGCCACACTCCTCGAGCGGCGCGCCGTCGAAGGGGTCCGCATGCGCCCGATCGAGCTGCTCTACCTTCTCTCGAACCGCCTGGTCGCGAGCGACTACGTCCTGCGCACGACACCGAACCCGCGCACCGACCCGGCGCGCTTCTTCGGCGAGTACCAGGGGGGCGGCGACGTCGCCAATTACCTCGGTTTTCTGCACGAATTGCATGACACCGGCAGCGGCATCACCCCGACCGCCGTCGACGCCACAATCGAACGCGAGTACCGTCGCCTCCGCCGCCAGGCTTACTGGAACGCCCTCGACCCCGGTGCGTGGTGGGCGCTCGCCTCCGCCCTGCGCCAGGCGGCGCGGGGCGACGACACCGCCGCCGTCCCTCTGCCGCGTGCCGGCCGATTTCGCTACATGCCCGTGCTGTCCTCGGAGTGGACTCCGTCCGGTGGCGGAACGTCGCTCGAGTGGATGATGGCGCCGGCAGGCCCGGCCGCGGGATCTCCTGCCGCTCCGCGCGCCCGGACGCTGTCCTTCGTCGCCCGCCGGGGACGCGGCCCCTCCGGATCGTTCGCCGCGCTCGGCGCGAGCGCGGAGGACATCGTCCCGGCCGGCCGATTCCGCCTCGGCGGCGCCGCCGAGGCGTGGCGCGACCCGCGCGGTGGACTCGGCGGAGGGGCCCGCCTGCGCGCCCGCATCGTCCGCGGAGCCCTGCGGGGGCTCTACATCGATCTCGGCGTGAAGTCACAGGGGTACTGGATCGCCCAGCCGGCGAGCCCGGGCCCCTACGCCGCCATTGGGCTGCTGTATCTCCCCTGATCCCCGCGACCTGATGTATCGTTACGATGCGCGTCGCGCACGAGGAGGGTCACACGATGAGAGGACGGCTCGTCACGCTCGCAGCAATGCCGCTGATCCTGCTGGTCACCGTCACGCCGCTGGTCGCGAAGAAGAAGCCCCAGAACGAGGAATCCTCGTGGAACATCAGAATCACGCCCGACTCCAAGGCCGCGGGGGAGGGGGAGAAGGTGATCAACGATACGCTCATCCTGCAGCAGGGATTCCTGCGGTCGAAGGTCGGCACCGACGAGCACGGCTTCGGGACCGGCCCGTACACCCTCAAAGGGAAGGAGATCACGGCCCAGATCAAGAGCAACTACGAAGGGAAGATCGACTGGTCGTGTCTCTGGACGGGCGACACGATCGCCGGACGCATGGTCTGGACCCGCCGCGACGGCGCCGTTCTGACCTACACGTTTTCGGGCGCGCGCGCTCCCGTCGAGAAGGCGAAGAAGAGGTGAGGCAGGAGGGTGAGGCCACCCGAGGGGAAGTCATCCACTGGGCGCCCGTGTACCAGGCCGTATTCGGACCGCTCCTCCGGAGGACGCACCGCGCAGTCGTCGAGCTGGCCGCTTTGCGGGCGGGGGAGCGGGTGCTCGACGTCGGCTGCGGGCCCGGAAGCCTGGCGATCGCATTGAAAGCGTCCGTCGGACCGACGGGACCCGTGCACGGCATCGACGCCTCGCCGGAGATGATCGAAGTGGCGCGTCGCGCCGCATCCAAGGCGGGAGTGGACGTCAATTTCCAGGTGGGCCTGGCGGAAGCGATACCATTTCCGGACGGGACGTTCGACCTGGTCGTGAGCCAGCTCGCGATTCACCACCTGCCGGACGACCTGAAGCCATCCGCCTTCGTAGAGATGCACCGGGTGCTGAAG harbors:
- a CDS encoding class I SAM-dependent methyltransferase codes for the protein MRQEGEATRGEVIHWAPVYQAVFGPLLRRTHRAVVELAALRAGERVLDVGCGPGSLAIALKASVGPTGPVHGIDASPEMIEVARRAASKAGVDVNFQVGLAEAIPFPDGTFDLVVSQLAIHHLPDDLKPSAFVEMHRVLKSGGRCLIVDFEPPKSVPGRLVARLVIGPMMMHTNVKNYQALLENAGFNTVETGRTRHRLLSFIRGRAASPNSAMQSHGHRR